CGATAATGCCAACGCGGTAGTTACCGCTGAAGGACCTGGAAAACAAGTAATAGGGATACCAGCATCGTGTGCTTTTTCCACTAATGCAAATCCAGGATCAGAAACCAAGGGCATTCCAGCATCGGTAACAACCACAACTGTTGCATGTCGAGCATAGTCAATTAACTGTTGCGCCCGACCGTCTTCATTATGGTCAAAATTGCTAAGCACCTGTCCACGAATGTCAACCCCCAGTGCTAGGGCTAACTGACGGGTGCGCCGAGTATCTTCTGCTGCAATGTAGTCGGCTTCGGCTAATGCTTGTTTTAATCTAGGCGAGGCATCACCAATATTGCCTAGTGGGGTGGCCGCTAGGATAATACCGCGCGGCAAAGGTGCTACTGCTTGGGCAGCCGAATTAGTCATAGCCTCTAGTCTGACATGAAGGCTGCTAGCAAAACCAACTTGCCACCTAGCTATACAGATAAATAGCCCCCAGTATTCCTACTGAGGGCTATCCGCATACTTCACAGCCAAGCTGTTATGCCTTAAGTTTATTTTTCTGGTGTTTCTGAGTGCGTTGTTGTTGGCGACGCTTTTTAGCCCGCTCTCGTTTTTCGTGCTCAATATGAATCCGACGTTCCCTAGCAAGACGAGAAGCAAAGCGTTGTTGCTCGCGATAGTCGAGGTAGATTTCGTCGTTACGCAAATCCTGCAAAATAGCAAACATCAGCAAGAAAATTACTAAGAGGAAAGGCGTAGCGGCCACAATAGTAATATTTTGCAAATTACTTAATACATTATCGCCACCAGAAACCAACATAACCACACCAATAACTGCTACCAATGCGCCCCACATAGCGGAAACATATTTATTAGCATCGGTTTGCCCGCCTTGACTCATCGAACCCATCACAGTGGATGCAGAGTCTGCAGAAGTAACAAAGAAAGTACCTAATAAGATCACCGCAACAACTCCCATGACCTGGCCACCCGGGAATTCATGCAATAAGGCAAAAAGTTGGTTTGCCGCAGAGCCGTCACCATAGATGGAACGTCCCTTTTGTTCAAGGTGGATTGCTGTACCACCGAAAATAGCGAACCACACCACTGATACCACTGAGGGCACTAAAATAACACCAAATAAGAATTCTCTAATGGTGCGCCCGCGCGAAATACGAGCGAGAAACATGCCAACAAATGGGCTCCAGGAAATCCACCATGCCCAGTAGAAAATAGTCCAGGAACTTAAGAAGTCGCCTGCGCTACCGTTAGCAGACTCAGCAGTACGTCCAATCATCTCAAAGAAATTTGATAGATATGCACCAATAGATCCAGGGATGAAATTGAGAATAGATACAGTTGGTCCGACAATGAAAACGAAAATGGCAAGGATCGCTGCCAGGATCATATTTGCATTGGATACGTATTGAATACCTTTGCCCACACCCGACATGGCAGAAAGTAAAAAGGCTAAGGTAAGCACGGCAACGATGGCAATAATGGTGCCCATAGCTGGATTTTCAACAATGCCAGCAGCGGTAAGACCAGCACTAATCTGGGTTGCACCAACACCTAAAGAACATGCGGTACCAAAGATAGTGGCCACAATTGCCAAAATATCAATAATTCTGCCCGGCCAGCCTTTTGCCCCACGTTCACCAAGAAGCGGAGTAAAGGCAGAACTCAGTAACTGACGACGCCCCAAACGGAAAGTGGAATAAGCAATTGCGAGGCCAAAAATGCCATAAATTGCCCACGGGTGCAATGTCCAGTGCAGCAAGGTTGCGCTCATAGCCTGGCCAACATTATTGGCGTCATGTCCTGGCACACCGTTGAGATAATGATTCAGTGGCTCGGCAACACCATAGAACATCAAACCAATGCCCATACCGGCGGCAAACATCATGGCGATCCAGCTCACCGTAGAAAATTCTGGGGCTTCATCGGTGCGACCAAGTTTAATGGTGCCAAAATTACTCACGGCAAGGGCTATAGCAAAGAAAAGGAAAACGCTACTAAATAGGATAAACGCCCAGCCAAGGTTAGTCACTACCCAACTTAATCCGGTTGAGGCGAACGTCGAAAAGCTATCCCCGGCTAACAATCCCCAAATAACAACTCCTAATACAATTGCTACCGCAGGAATCGCTACCTTAAAATCAATTTTGGCGTCTTCGTCTTCTCCCTCGTAGATAATTTCTTCTTCTGGTTGTGCCGCGTGTTCTTCAATCACCTCACGGCCTGCCAACATAGTGGCCAATTGTTCGGTTGCTGTA
This DNA window, taken from Corynebacterium kutscheri, encodes the following:
- a CDS encoding BCCT family transporter; its protein translation is MTDQEKPQEANSDTSFSETTATEQLATMLAGREVIEEHAAQPEEEIIYEGEDEDAKIDFKVAIPAVAIVLGVVIWGLLAGDSFSTFASTGLSWVVTNLGWAFILFSSVFLFFAIALAVSNFGTIKLGRTDEAPEFSTVSWIAMMFAAGMGIGLMFYGVAEPLNHYLNGVPGHDANNVGQAMSATLLHWTLHPWAIYGIFGLAIAYSTFRLGRRQLLSSAFTPLLGERGAKGWPGRIIDILAIVATIFGTACSLGVGATQISAGLTAAGIVENPAMGTIIAIVAVLTLAFLLSAMSGVGKGIQYVSNANMILAAILAIFVFIVGPTVSILNFIPGSIGAYLSNFFEMIGRTAESANGSAGDFLSSWTIFYWAWWISWSPFVGMFLARISRGRTIREFLFGVILVPSVVSVVWFAIFGGTAIHLEQKGRSIYGDGSAANQLFALLHEFPGGQVMGVVAVILLGTFFVTSADSASTVMGSMSQGGQTDANKYVSAMWGALVAVIGVVMLVSGGDNVLSNLQNITIVAATPFLLVIFLLMFAILQDLRNDEIYLDYREQQRFASRLARERRIHIEHEKRERAKKRRQQQRTQKHQKNKLKA